A genomic stretch from Nocardia wallacei includes:
- a CDS encoding glycosyltransferase family 39 protein has translation MGTDASEALPPFAFRPMLAIAGVAAAVLLARADRYDYFGDELYFLAAGRRLAFGYVDQGPLLPLLAWAADALAPGSLVTLRFPAILATVAAIVVTAALAREFGGRRAAQVTAALGYATCPFLVTQAATLSTFALDTTLTAALVWLLVRWNRIRDDRLLLAAAVVAAVDIQVKLLMPVLLLGIGVGIALCGPRELLRRRALWLCALVLGGAALPGLLWQAGHGWPQVAMGGVIRAEQQAATGGVPGLPLQLVLLVGLLGGILAAAGLWAWTRASATSAAALYRNRFAAVTVLCQLLFLVVTGTRPYYLAGLFPVVFAAGALWLFDRETRWMPTAVTVSALVSAAIVGTVLFVLPLPAGELRQPTETQGQLSARLRMFGTTGWDRLEATVRDAYRDLPPEARSRAVIVTHTYWQASALDRRRADLPPVYSPDRGFAHFGTPPETATTVLYVAPATAEPELRRTFSGVRPVARLDDRLGFPGIDRKLTVWRCDRPVRSWADTWPALTTNVLDAGI, from the coding sequence GTGGGCACAGACGCTTCGGAAGCCTTGCCGCCGTTCGCTTTCCGGCCGATGCTCGCGATCGCGGGGGTGGCCGCGGCCGTGCTGCTCGCGCGCGCCGACCGGTACGACTACTTCGGTGACGAGCTGTATTTCCTGGCGGCGGGTCGGCGCTTGGCGTTCGGGTACGTCGATCAAGGTCCGCTGCTACCGCTGCTCGCGTGGGCCGCCGATGCCCTGGCACCGGGATCACTTGTGACGCTGCGGTTCCCGGCGATCCTGGCGACCGTCGCGGCGATCGTCGTGACCGCCGCGCTGGCCCGGGAGTTCGGCGGGCGGCGGGCGGCGCAGGTGACGGCCGCGCTGGGCTACGCGACCTGCCCGTTCCTGGTGACGCAGGCGGCGACGCTGTCGACCTTCGCGCTCGACACCACCCTCACCGCGGCGCTGGTGTGGCTGCTGGTGCGCTGGAATCGGATTCGCGATGATCGGCTGCTGCTCGCCGCCGCGGTCGTGGCCGCCGTCGACATCCAGGTGAAGCTGCTGATGCCGGTGTTGCTGCTCGGGATCGGCGTGGGCATCGCGCTGTGCGGCCCGCGCGAACTGCTGCGCCGCCGCGCGCTCTGGCTGTGCGCGCTCGTGCTCGGCGGCGCGGCGCTACCAGGGTTGCTCTGGCAGGCGGGGCACGGCTGGCCGCAGGTGGCGATGGGCGGGGTGATCCGCGCGGAGCAGCAGGCCGCGACCGGTGGTGTCCCGGGACTGCCGTTGCAACTGGTCCTGCTGGTGGGGCTGCTGGGCGGGATCCTCGCCGCAGCGGGACTGTGGGCGTGGACGCGTGCGTCCGCCACGTCCGCCGCGGCGTTGTACCGCAACCGATTCGCCGCCGTGACCGTGCTGTGCCAACTGCTGTTCCTGGTGGTCACCGGTACCCGGCCCTACTATCTGGCGGGCCTGTTCCCGGTGGTGTTCGCGGCCGGTGCGCTATGGCTGTTCGACCGCGAGACCCGTTGGATGCCCACGGCCGTAACGGTTTCCGCTCTGGTGTCCGCCGCGATCGTCGGCACGGTGCTGTTCGTGCTGCCGCTACCGGCCGGAGAACTCCGGCAGCCGACCGAGACGCAGGGTCAGTTGTCGGCCCGCCTGCGCATGTTCGGCACCACCGGCTGGGACCGCCTGGAAGCCACCGTGCGCGACGCCTACCGCGACCTGCCGCCCGAGGCGCGGTCGCGCGCCGTGATCGTCACGCACACCTATTGGCAGGCAAGCGCTCTCGACCGCCGCCGCGCGGACCTGCCCCCGGTGTACAGCCCCGACCGGGGCTTCGCCCACTTCGGGACGCCGCCCGAAACCGCCACGACCGTCCTGTATGTCGCCCCGGCGACGGCCGAACCCGAACTGCGCCGGACGTTCTCCGGCGTGCGGCCCGTGGCCCGCCTCGACGACCGGCTCGGTTTCCCCGGCATCGACCGCAAGCTCACCGTCTGGCGCTGCGACCGGCCCGTCCGGTCCTGGGCCGATACCTGGCCGGCCCTGACCACCAACGTGCTCGACGCGGGCATCTGA
- a CDS encoding condensation domain-containing protein, whose amino-acid sequence MVNFGFFDDWHPEPGRLTSWTASPRSRATVRQAPVHEARPSYQQEAYLQAAHRNSGADFRVSRLCMIAFDIPGAPVRAAMTRTVNAFLRRHDTFSSWFALDSDGRFVRHVAAAEDIEFEATEHGEFTDSAAIRAHVQAETPGPEAWDCFSFGVIERDHSFTVYAAVDHLHTDGVAQALSCVDLLTLYGRELSGGQVPIAEVDGHIAHCARERERNGRLTLESPQVRRWVELLQRNDGDVPSFPLELGGSGGYTTGAVVTVPLMSEAEALRFEQACVDHGGRFHGGLFVALAIAQLELTGKDWYFGFSPANTRSTPGEAGSIGWYTNLIPITLAIRPDDTFTTLVGPAQESAERAKDLLDVSLHRVLELVTPDLGIRTRPGWAAPMLSYVDVRKIAGAEMFDQINGGLFGNNASAGEVYTWVNRFHDQTKLSVLFPDTPQAHESIDRYVKAVTSVITAVAAEGDYGIRADTWS is encoded by the coding sequence GTGGTCAATTTCGGTTTCTTCGACGATTGGCATCCGGAGCCGGGCAGGCTGACCAGTTGGACGGCCTCGCCCAGGTCACGGGCGACGGTGCGGCAGGCGCCGGTGCACGAGGCCCGGCCGTCGTACCAACAGGAGGCGTATCTGCAGGCCGCGCACCGCAATTCCGGCGCGGATTTCCGGGTATCCCGGTTGTGCATGATCGCGTTCGATATCCCCGGTGCGCCCGTCCGTGCCGCGATGACGCGGACGGTGAATGCCTTTCTGCGGCGGCACGATACATTCTCCAGCTGGTTCGCCCTCGATTCCGACGGCCGTTTCGTGCGCCATGTGGCGGCCGCCGAGGATATCGAATTCGAGGCCACCGAGCACGGCGAATTCACCGACAGCGCGGCCATTCGCGCGCATGTGCAGGCAGAGACGCCGGGCCCGGAGGCATGGGACTGTTTCAGCTTTGGCGTCATCGAACGCGACCACTCGTTCACCGTCTACGCGGCCGTGGACCACCTGCACACCGACGGGGTGGCGCAGGCGCTGTCGTGTGTGGATCTGCTCACGCTGTACGGGCGCGAATTGTCCGGCGGCCAGGTGCCGATCGCGGAGGTCGACGGACATATCGCGCACTGTGCCCGGGAACGAGAGCGCAACGGCCGACTGACTTTGGAGTCGCCGCAGGTACGCCGCTGGGTGGAACTGTTGCAGCGCAACGACGGTGACGTGCCGTCGTTTCCGCTGGAACTCGGCGGCAGCGGCGGGTACACGACCGGCGCCGTGGTGACCGTGCCGCTGATGAGTGAGGCAGAAGCACTCCGGTTCGAGCAGGCGTGTGTCGATCACGGCGGCCGCTTCCACGGCGGCCTGTTCGTGGCGCTGGCGATCGCCCAGCTCGAATTGACCGGAAAGGACTGGTATTTCGGGTTCAGTCCGGCCAATACCCGCAGTACGCCGGGGGAGGCGGGCTCGATCGGCTGGTACACCAACCTGATTCCGATCACCCTGGCCATCCGGCCGGACGACACCTTCACCACGCTGGTCGGCCCCGCGCAGGAGTCCGCCGAGCGCGCGAAGGATCTGCTGGACGTGTCGCTGCACCGGGTGCTGGAGCTGGTCACACCCGACCTGGGCATTCGCACCCGGCCGGGCTGGGCGGCCCCGATGCTGTCCTACGTCGATGTCCGCAAGATCGCGGGCGCGGAGATGTTCGACCAGATCAACGGCGGCCTCTTCGGCAACAACGCCTCCGCGGGCGAGGTGTACACCTGGGTGAACCGCTTCCACGATCAGACCAAGCTCAGCGTGCTGTTCCCGGACACCCCGCAGGCCCACGAGTCGATCGACCGGTACGTGAAGGCGGTGACCTCGGTCATCACCGCGGTGGCCGCCGAGGGAGACTACGGCATCCGCGCCGACACGTGGTCATGA
- a CDS encoding alpha/beta hydrolase has product MEAPVRSRGTRSAGRARARLGLLLAPLLLAGLSPLPPAGAEEPEPVDIPALTAAALPAADGSRLVAATESADGMLDLRVHSAAMTTDLTVKVRPAPDGSRPAPVLYLLNGASGGADASSWTEQTDITEFFRDKQVTLVVPMGGNGSYFADWRSDDPVLGRQRWTTFLTGELPTIIDSAFRGTGANAVAGISMAGTSVFQLALAAPGLYRAIGSYSGCVQTSDLQGQAFVDAVVLRWRGNPANLWGPPNDPSWAANDPFLHAERLRGTAIYVSNGSGFPGPLDTLDGPGIHGNSGKLIGQLISGGVLEAITNRCALSLRDRLGGLGIPATFNLRPVGTHSWGYWQEDLHDSWSVFEPALVS; this is encoded by the coding sequence ATGGAGGCGCCGGTGAGAAGTCGTGGCACACGGTCCGCCGGGCGGGCCCGGGCGCGTCTCGGGCTGCTGCTCGCGCCGCTGCTCCTCGCCGGGCTGTCGCCGCTGCCGCCCGCCGGGGCCGAGGAACCCGAGCCGGTCGACATCCCCGCGCTCACCGCCGCCGCGCTTCCGGCGGCGGACGGTTCGCGCCTGGTCGCCGCCACCGAGAGCGCCGACGGCATGCTCGACCTGCGGGTGCACTCCGCGGCCATGACCACCGATCTGACCGTGAAAGTCCGTCCCGCACCGGACGGTTCGCGCCCGGCGCCCGTGCTGTACCTGCTCAACGGCGCCAGCGGCGGCGCGGATGCCAGCAGTTGGACCGAGCAGACCGACATCACCGAGTTCTTCCGCGACAAACAGGTCACGCTGGTGGTGCCGATGGGCGGCAACGGCAGCTACTTCGCCGACTGGCGCTCCGACGACCCGGTGCTGGGGCGGCAGCGGTGGACCACCTTCCTCACCGGTGAACTGCCGACGATCATCGATTCCGCCTTCCGCGGCACGGGCGCCAACGCCGTCGCGGGGATCTCGATGGCCGGCACCTCGGTATTCCAGCTCGCGCTCGCCGCCCCGGGCCTGTATCGCGCGATCGGCTCCTACAGCGGCTGTGTGCAGACCAGTGACCTGCAGGGGCAGGCGTTCGTCGACGCGGTCGTGCTGCGCTGGCGCGGTAACCCCGCCAACCTGTGGGGCCCGCCGAACGACCCGAGCTGGGCGGCCAACGATCCGTTCCTGCACGCCGAACGCCTGCGCGGCACCGCGATCTACGTGTCCAACGGATCGGGCTTTCCCGGGCCGCTCGATACTCTCGACGGCCCCGGGATCCACGGCAACTCCGGCAAACTCATCGGGCAGCTGATCAGCGGCGGCGTGCTGGAGGCCATCACCAACCGCTGCGCGCTGAGCCTGCGTGACCGCCTCGGCGGCCTGGGGATTCCCGCCACCTTCAATCTCCGCCCGGTCGGCACCCATTCGTGGGGCTACTGGCAGGAGGACCTGCACGACTCCTGGTCGGTCTTCGAACCCGCCCTCGTATCCTGA
- a CDS encoding maleylpyruvate isomerase family mycothiol-dependent enzyme: MIPLDTRPLFPRERRELISLLESLEPADWARPTVCPGWAVRDIAAHILNDYLRRLSGSRDGHPGAVFADGETLPAYLARTNEQFVAALRQCSPRTMTDLLAHLGPQLDEVWAATDLVGPAHLNVSWAGGATSPAWLDIARDYTEFWVHQQQIRDAVARPGADDAELLRPVVVAFLHALPAALRDHPRPPGAAVLIEVTGAAGGTWAVVSDGAAWDLTAAGTDAAAAVVRMAADTVWRLGSRGITVEQARRRCELEGDHELTAAATTLLAVVA; the protein is encoded by the coding sequence ATGATCCCACTCGACACCCGGCCGCTGTTCCCGAGAGAGCGGCGCGAACTGATCAGCCTCCTCGAGTCACTCGAACCGGCCGACTGGGCGAGGCCGACGGTGTGCCCGGGCTGGGCGGTGCGCGACATCGCCGCGCATATCCTCAACGACTATCTGCGCCGCCTGTCCGGCAGCCGCGACGGGCACCCGGGAGCCGTGTTCGCCGACGGTGAGACCCTGCCCGCCTACCTGGCTCGCACCAACGAGCAGTTCGTCGCGGCGCTGCGGCAGTGCAGTCCGCGCACGATGACCGACCTGCTCGCGCACCTGGGCCCGCAGCTCGACGAGGTCTGGGCGGCAACCGATCTCGTGGGTCCAGCGCACCTGAACGTGTCGTGGGCGGGCGGTGCCACCAGTCCGGCCTGGCTCGACATCGCCCGCGACTACACCGAGTTCTGGGTGCATCAGCAGCAGATCCGCGACGCGGTGGCCCGCCCCGGCGCCGACGACGCCGAGCTGCTGCGGCCGGTGGTGGTCGCGTTCCTGCACGCCCTGCCCGCCGCCCTGCGCGACCATCCCCGCCCGCCCGGCGCCGCGGTACTGATCGAGGTCACCGGCGCGGCCGGCGGCACGTGGGCCGTGGTCAGCGACGGCGCCGCATGGGATCTGACGGCCGCGGGCACCGACGCCGCGGCGGCGGTCGTGCGGATGGCGGCGGACACGGTCTGGCGGCTGGGCAGCCGCGGCATCACCGTCGAGCAGGCCCGGCGGCGCTGCGAGCTCGAGGGCGACCACGAACTCACCGCCGCCGCGACGACACTGCTGGCCGTGGTCGCGTAA
- a CDS encoding TetR/AcrR family transcriptional regulator, whose product MAAGTASRGRIDKRQAILAAAFQVFARKGFEQACVQDIAAAAGVAKPTVYNHLTDKHSLLRESLTVVADEVGAECVAVLDRLRSPGSDIRALLEDVAYRLVRICNDDRSRALRRLAYGQAAVNPELVELARERTGLRTLDALSDRLARLTLSGHLGTADPATAAEQFLALLTAPVENRSRMGTSPVRTAELRAIATAAVHTFLAAYGPREH is encoded by the coding sequence ATGGCAGCGGGTACGGCGTCGCGCGGGCGGATCGACAAGCGGCAGGCGATTCTCGCCGCCGCCTTCCAGGTCTTCGCGCGGAAAGGTTTCGAACAGGCCTGCGTACAGGACATCGCCGCGGCGGCGGGGGTCGCCAAGCCGACGGTGTACAACCACCTCACCGACAAGCACAGCCTGCTGCGCGAGTCGCTCACGGTGGTCGCCGACGAGGTGGGCGCGGAGTGCGTCGCCGTGCTCGATCGCCTGCGCAGTCCCGGCTCCGATATCCGCGCACTACTGGAGGACGTCGCGTACCGGCTGGTGCGCATCTGCAACGACGATCGTTCGCGGGCGCTGCGCCGGCTCGCCTACGGGCAGGCCGCCGTCAATCCGGAGTTGGTCGAACTCGCCCGCGAGCGCACCGGCCTGCGCACGCTCGACGCCCTGTCCGACCGCCTGGCCCGCCTGACCCTGTCCGGCCACCTGGGCACCGCCGACCCCGCGACCGCCGCCGAACAGTTCCTCGCGCTGCTGACCGCCCCGGTGGAGAACCGCTCCCGGATGGGCACCAGCCCGGTCCGCACCGCCGAACTCCGCGCCATCGCCACCGCCGCGGTGCACACTTTCCTCGCCGCCTACGGTCCCCGCGAGCACTAG